A portion of the Corynebacterium ammoniagenes DSM 20306 genome contains these proteins:
- a CDS encoding peptidyl-tRNA hydrolase, which produces MTPEFEVAHQRLVAACTGRSWRDKDEDPEHPETIQAMQLALNMPKSNPPSRIEMLESAARAVVAVCLDDRAGADGAFAEALAEWYGHRIRKVARRARNKAWDDVQALPGVTVNNQARAFAPSAVQDVHPLIAKLQIGHTDIAPEEVGTPRSDAPVIYVDNTLEMTAGKAAAQVGHGSMLYAASLTAEQAWQWAQEEYALSVREVPREVFNQALSQPDAVVIRDAGYTEVAPDSATVVTVSAPLP; this is translated from the coding sequence ATGACCCCGGAATTTGAAGTAGCACACCAGCGCCTCGTCGCCGCGTGTACCGGAAGGTCCTGGCGGGATAAGGATGAAGATCCAGAGCACCCAGAGACCATCCAAGCGATGCAGCTGGCGTTGAATATGCCCAAATCCAATCCGCCGTCACGCATCGAGATGCTAGAGTCCGCAGCCCGCGCGGTCGTAGCGGTCTGCCTGGATGACAGGGCAGGTGCCGATGGAGCCTTCGCGGAAGCATTGGCTGAGTGGTACGGGCACCGCATTCGGAAAGTCGCCCGTCGTGCGCGCAACAAGGCATGGGACGACGTGCAGGCTCTGCCCGGGGTGACGGTAAATAACCAGGCGCGGGCATTTGCGCCTTCGGCGGTGCAGGATGTGCACCCGTTGATTGCCAAGCTACAGATTGGACACACCGATATCGCACCGGAAGAAGTAGGTACTCCGCGTAGCGATGCCCCGGTGATCTACGTGGACAACACCTTAGAGATGACTGCTGGCAAGGCTGCTGCCCAAGTGGGACATGGCTCGATGTTATACGCGGCGTCGCTGACTGCGGAGCAAGCGTGGCAGTGGGCCCAGGAAGAATATGCGCTTAGCGTGCGCGAAGTACCGCGTGAGGTCTTCAATCAGGCGCTGTCGCAGCCTGATGCAGTGGTGATTCGGGATGCCGGATATACCGAGGTAGCCCCGGATTCGGCAACCGTGGTCACGGTGTCTGCTCCACTGCCTTAA
- the serB gene encoding phosphoserine phosphatase SerB, with protein MISTHLLIIVGPSVPSNVVSDFEELGVVVLEQRPVPTAHLDGIELAVKFEGSPADIATVASAHGVDIALLPVGESPSRGLICLDCDSTLITGEVIEMLAAHAGKEKEVAEVTDRAMRGELDFEESLRERVAVLAGLDESVIDSVSQAIELTPGVKDALATLKQQGYRVAVVSGGFIQVLEPLAAELDLDYVRANTLEIEDGRLTGRVTGKVVDREAKEEFLREFAADSGLDMAQTVAVGDGANDIDMVTAAGLGIAFNAKPALREHADVAINLPTLAGLVQILGATTSVDDK; from the coding sequence GTGATATCTACTCATCTATTGATAATTGTTGGCCCCTCCGTCCCATCAAATGTGGTCTCAGACTTCGAGGAACTAGGAGTTGTTGTTCTCGAGCAGCGGCCGGTTCCGACCGCGCATCTCGATGGGATAGAGCTTGCGGTTAAGTTTGAAGGCTCGCCTGCGGATATTGCCACAGTGGCATCTGCGCACGGCGTAGATATTGCGTTGCTGCCAGTCGGAGAATCTCCCTCCCGCGGGCTAATCTGTCTCGACTGTGACTCCACATTAATTACCGGTGAGGTCATTGAGATGCTCGCGGCACACGCGGGCAAAGAGAAGGAAGTCGCAGAAGTCACCGATCGTGCGATGCGTGGAGAGCTGGACTTTGAAGAGTCTTTGCGTGAACGCGTCGCCGTACTAGCTGGTCTAGATGAGTCGGTGATCGACTCGGTGTCCCAAGCCATTGAATTAACGCCTGGGGTCAAGGACGCATTGGCTACGTTAAAGCAGCAGGGATACCGCGTCGCGGTGGTCTCCGGCGGATTTATCCAGGTGCTGGAACCCTTAGCGGCAGAGCTGGACTTGGATTACGTCCGGGCTAATACCTTGGAGATTGAGGACGGACGTTTGACCGGTCGGGTTACCGGCAAGGTCGTCGACCGTGAAGCAAAAGAAGAATTCTTGCGCGAATTCGCCGCTGATTCTGGCCTAGATATGGCACAGACTGTCGCAGTCGGCGATGGCGCCAATGACATCGATATGGTCACGGCAGCAGGCCTTGGCATTGCCTTCAACGCTAAGCCAGCATTGCGTGAGCACGCTGATGTCGCGATCAATCTGCCCACTCTGGCGGGATTGGTGCAAATCCTCGGTGCAACTACGTCTGTGGATGATAAATAA
- the ctaD gene encoding cytochrome c oxidase subunit I: MTAVAPRLDDYVQPTRPEPSGNEKTGSKAWMMLTTTDHKQLGIMYIIMSFGFFFIGGLMALLIRAELFTPGLQFLSNEQYNQLFTMHGTVMLLLFSTPVVWGFANFVLPLQIGAPDVAFPRLNAFGFWITLVGGTVMLTGFLTPGGAADFGWTMYMPLADGVHTPGVGADMWIIGVGATGIGTVLSAINMITTILTMRAPGMTMFRLPVFVWSIFTTAILSLLIFPLLLAAALGVLYDRKLGGHIFDSANGGAILWQHLFWFFGHPEVYVIALPFFGIISEVVPVFSRKPVFGYTGMVFALLAIGALSMAVWAHHMFVTGAVLLPFFSFMTFLIAVPTGMKFFNWVGTMWKGHITWDTPMIWAMGFMGTFLFGGMTGVMLAAPALDFHLAESYFLIAHFHYTVFGTVVFSAFAGVYFWFPKMTGRMLDERLGKIHFWLTFIGFHGTFLIQHWVGNMGMPRRYADYLESDGFTIFNQISTVFSFILGASVIPLVWNVFKSYRYGEIVTVDDPWGYGNSLEWATSCPPPRHNFESLPRIRSERPAFELHYPHMVKRLREEAHAGSGH, encoded by the coding sequence ATGACCGCTGTGGCGCCACGGCTAGACGATTACGTCCAGCCAACTCGTCCAGAGCCGTCCGGTAATGAAAAGACCGGTTCCAAGGCTTGGATGATGCTGACCACCACCGACCACAAGCAGCTGGGCATCATGTACATCATCATGTCCTTTGGCTTCTTCTTTATCGGTGGCTTGATGGCACTGCTGATCCGCGCTGAGCTATTTACACCGGGTCTTCAGTTCCTTTCTAACGAACAGTACAACCAGCTGTTCACCATGCACGGCACCGTCATGCTGCTGCTATTTTCGACCCCAGTCGTCTGGGGCTTCGCTAACTTCGTGCTTCCGCTGCAAATCGGTGCGCCTGACGTGGCCTTCCCACGTCTGAACGCATTCGGTTTCTGGATCACCCTGGTTGGCGGCACCGTCATGCTGACCGGCTTCCTGACCCCAGGTGGCGCAGCTGACTTCGGTTGGACCATGTACATGCCTTTGGCTGACGGTGTTCACACCCCAGGTGTCGGCGCAGACATGTGGATCATTGGTGTTGGCGCAACCGGTATCGGTACCGTGCTTTCCGCTATCAACATGATCACCACCATTTTGACGATGCGTGCACCGGGCATGACCATGTTCCGTCTGCCAGTCTTCGTATGGTCCATTTTCACCACCGCTATCTTGTCGCTGCTGATCTTCCCACTGTTGCTCGCAGCTGCACTTGGTGTTCTGTATGACCGCAAGCTCGGCGGCCACATCTTCGACTCCGCCAACGGCGGCGCGATTCTGTGGCAGCACCTGTTCTGGTTCTTCGGCCACCCTGAGGTGTACGTGATTGCACTGCCATTCTTCGGCATCATTTCCGAAGTGGTTCCAGTGTTCTCCCGTAAGCCAGTCTTCGGCTACACCGGCATGGTCTTCGCACTGCTTGCCATTGGTGCACTGTCCATGGCTGTATGGGCACACCACATGTTCGTAACCGGTGCAGTTCTGCTTCCGTTCTTCTCGTTCATGACCTTCCTAATTGCGGTTCCAACCGGTATGAAGTTCTTCAACTGGGTAGGCACCATGTGGAAGGGCCACATCACCTGGGACACCCCAATGATCTGGGCCATGGGCTTCATGGGCACCTTCCTCTTCGGCGGTATGACCGGCGTTATGCTGGCAGCTCCTGCACTGGACTTCCACTTGGCTGAGTCTTACTTCCTTATCGCTCACTTCCACTACACCGTCTTCGGTACCGTTGTATTCTCCGCATTCGCTGGCGTTTACTTCTGGTTCCCAAAGATGACCGGACGTATGTTGGACGAGCGTCTGGGCAAGATCCACTTCTGGTTGACCTTCATCGGTTTCCACGGAACCTTCTTGATTCAGCACTGGGTCGGCAACATGGGTATGCCACGTCGTTACGCGGACTACCTGGAGTCTGATGGCTTCACCATCTTCAACCAGATCTCCACTGTCTTCTCCTTCATCCTGGGTGCATCTGTCATCCCATTGGTATGGAACGTCTTCAAGTCCTACCGTTACGGCGAAATCGTTACCGTTGACGACCCATGGGGCTACGGCAACTCCCTGGAGTGGGCAACTTCCTGCCCTCCTCCACGCCACAACTTCGAGTCCTTGCCACGCATCCGTTCGGAGCGTCCAGCCTTCGAGCTGCACTACCCGCACATGGTCAAGCGTCTGCGTGAAGAAGCACACGCTGGTTCAGGACACTAG
- the nrdF gene encoding class 1b ribonucleoside-diphosphate reductase subunit beta: protein MPNKYDEYVDNHTEPVKAINWNVIPDEKDLEVWDRLTGNFWLPEKIPVSNDIQSWKKMTPQEQQATMRVFTGLTLLDTIQGTVGAISLVPDAETMHEEAVYTNISFMESVHAKSYSNIFMTLATTPQINEAFRWSEENENLQRKAKIIMSYYRGDDPLKKKVASTLLESFLFYSGFYLPMYLSSRAKLTNTADIIRLIIRDESVHGYYIGYKYQQGVKKLSEEKQQEYKDYTFDLMYDLYENELEYTEDIYDDLGWTEDVKRFLRYNANKALNNLGYEGLFPTDETKVSPAILSSLSPNADENHDFFSGSGSSYVIGKAEETVDDDWDF, encoded by the coding sequence GTGCCGAATAAATACGACGAATACGTCGATAACCACACAGAACCGGTCAAGGCGATCAACTGGAACGTCATCCCTGATGAGAAAGACTTGGAAGTTTGGGACCGTCTAACCGGCAATTTCTGGCTCCCAGAAAAGATTCCGGTATCTAATGATATTCAGTCCTGGAAGAAGATGACTCCGCAGGAACAGCAAGCCACCATGCGTGTGTTTACTGGACTGACCTTGCTGGATACTATCCAGGGCACCGTGGGCGCGATTTCTTTGGTGCCTGATGCTGAAACTATGCACGAGGAAGCGGTCTACACCAATATCTCTTTCATGGAATCCGTGCACGCGAAGTCCTATTCCAATATCTTTATGACGTTGGCAACCACGCCGCAGATTAACGAAGCTTTCCGTTGGTCCGAGGAGAATGAAAACCTGCAGCGGAAAGCAAAGATCATCATGTCGTACTACCGCGGTGATGATCCATTGAAGAAGAAGGTGGCCTCCACTTTGTTGGAGTCCTTCCTATTCTATTCCGGGTTCTACCTGCCGATGTATTTGTCATCGCGCGCGAAGCTAACCAATACCGCAGACATTATCCGCCTGATTATCCGGGATGAGTCGGTGCACGGCTACTACATTGGCTACAAATATCAGCAAGGCGTCAAAAAGCTATCGGAAGAAAAGCAGCAAGAGTATAAGGACTACACCTTTGATTTGATGTATGACCTGTATGAAAACGAGCTGGAGTACACCGAAGACATTTATGATGACTTGGGATGGACCGAGGACGTCAAGCGTTTCTTGCGCTATAACGCGAACAAAGCGCTAAACAATCTCGGTTACGAAGGGCTCTTCCCAACAGACGAGACGAAGGTTTCGCCAGCAATCTTGTCGTCGCTGAGCCCGAACGCCGATGAGAACCATGACTTCTTTTCAGGATCTGGTTCTTCTTACGTCATCGGTAAGGCGGAAGAGACTGTGGATGATGATTGGGATTTCTAA